Within Pseudomonas tructae, the genomic segment GCTGAGGCCAAGGCTGCCAGCGAGGGCCTTGCCAGCCTGACCCCACAGCAGTTCCGAGTGTTGACGATGGTCTGCGAAGGTTTGCTGAACAAGCAGATCGCCTATGAACTGAGTGTCTCGGAAGCGACCATCAAAGCCCATGTGACGGCGATTTTCCGCAAGCTTGGCGTGCGTACCCGTACCCAGGCCGCCTTGTTGCTGCAACAACTGGAATCGGTTTCAGCCAGTTAAGGCCATTGGCCTTCACGCTTTTTTGACCCGATCTACACTAGCCTGCAGCACGTTCAGTGGATGAAGTGAGTTTTTATGTCGTCGCCTTTCAAGGGCCAGACCGGCCTCAAACGTATTTTCAATGCCGCCGGCTATTCGTTCGACGGCCTGCGCGCCGCGTTCAACGGTGAGGCGGCGTTCCGTCAACTGGTGCTGCTCAACGTCATATTGATCCCGGTGGCATTCTGGCTGGATGTCAGCCGCGCCGAGCGGGCGATCCTGATCGCCGTGTGCTTGCTGGGGCTGATCGTCGAGCTGCTGAATTCGGCGGTAGAGGCGGCGATCGATCGTATTTCCCTCGATCGCCACCCGTTGTCGAAGAATGCCAAGGACATGGGCAGCGCCGCCCAGTTCGTGGCCTTGAGCATGGTCGGCCTGACCTGGGCGGTAATCCTGCTCTAAGCGATGGTTGGCAGCACGATTTCGTCACTGCGGCTCACGCCGGCAGTGAAGCTGCGGCACAGTTCGAGAAACTCGCGCATGGCGGTCGTCTGGTACTTCTGCTTGTGCCAGATAAAGTAGAACTGCCGGGCCAGGTCCAGCTCGGGGGTTTCCACCGGCACCAGGCTGCCGCGACGAAAGGCATCGCGCAGGGCCAGGCGCGAGATGCAGCCGATCCCCAGGCCCGACTCGACCGCCCGCTTGATCGCTTCGGTGTGTTCCAGCTCCAGGCGGATATTGAGGGTGGAGCGGTGATGGCGCATGGCCTGGTCAAAGGTCAGGCGGGTGCCCGAGCCCTGTTCGCGCAGGATCCAGGCCTCATGAGTGAGGTCTTCCATGCTCGCCTGGCCGCGTTTGGCCAACGGGTGCTGGGGCGCGCAGAACACCACCAGCTCATCTTCGACCCAGGGCTGCACTTCCAGATTCGGGTGGTTGCAGTCACCTTCGATTAGACCCAGATCAATTTCGTAATGGGCAACCTGTTGCACGATATGCGCAGTGTTCTGTACATGCAGCTTGACCTGGCTTTCCGGGTGGACCTGCATGAAGCTGCCGATCAGCAGTGTGGCCAGGTAATTGCCGATGGTCAGGGTGGCGCCCACCGCCAGCGAGCCAAAACCGGACTTGCCATTGAGCAGGTCCTCGATTTCCTTGGCCTGGTCGAGCAGGGCGACCGCCTGGGGCAGCAGTTGATGGCCCAGGGCGTTGAGGCTCAGGCGCTTGCCGGCGCGGTCAAACAGCTGGCAACTGGACTGGCGCTCAAGTTCAGTGATCGAGGTACTGGCGGCCGATTGCGATAGCGCCAGTATTCCAGCGGCCCGCGAGACGCTTTGGTACTGGGCCACGGCAACGAACACCTGGAGCTGACGAAGGGTAAATCGCATATCTATATAACCGATAAGACATATCTTGATAATTCAGTTAACAGATATTGTCGCTGGCACTAAACTATTGCGCAATTGCGCTCTCGCTTAGCGCCGCGTTTTTCTTCAGGAGCCCGTACATGAGCAACATGAACCACGAACGTGTCCTCAGTGTTCACCACTGGAACGACACCCTGTTCAGCTTCAAGTGCACCCGCGACCCGGGCCTGCGCTTCGAGAACGGTCAGTTCGTGATGATCGGGCTGCAACAGCCAAACGGCCGCCCGCTCATGCGCGCCTACTCGATTGCCAGCCCGAACTGGGAAGAGCATCTGGAGTTCTTCAGCATCAAGGTGCAGGACGGCCCGCTGACCTCGCAGCTGCAGCACCTGAAAGAAGGCGATGAAATCATCATCAGCAAGAAGCCTACCGGCACCCTGGTGCTCGACGACCTGAACCCGGGCAAACACCTGTACCTGCTCAGCACTGGTACTGGCCTGGCGCCGTTCATGAGCGTCATCCAGGACCCGGAAACCTACGAGCGCTTCGAAAAAGTGATCCTGGTTCACGGTGTGCGTTACGTCAACGAAGTCGCTTACCGCGAGTTCATCACCGAGCACC encodes:
- a CDS encoding diacylglycerol kinase, whose amino-acid sequence is MSSPFKGQTGLKRIFNAAGYSFDGLRAAFNGEAAFRQLVLLNVILIPVAFWLDVSRAERAILIAVCLLGLIVELLNSAVEAAIDRISLDRHPLSKNAKDMGSAAQFVALSMVGLTWAVILL
- a CDS encoding LysR family transcriptional regulator, whose product is MRFTLRQLQVFVAVAQYQSVSRAAGILALSQSAASTSITELERQSSCQLFDRAGKRLSLNALGHQLLPQAVALLDQAKEIEDLLNGKSGFGSLAVGATLTIGNYLATLLIGSFMQVHPESQVKLHVQNTAHIVQQVAHYEIDLGLIEGDCNHPNLEVQPWVEDELVVFCAPQHPLAKRGQASMEDLTHEAWILREQGSGTRLTFDQAMRHHRSTLNIRLELEHTEAIKRAVESGLGIGCISRLALRDAFRRGSLVPVETPELDLARQFYFIWHKQKYQTTAMREFLELCRSFTAGVSRSDEIVLPTIA
- the fpr gene encoding ferredoxin-NADP reductase — protein: MSNMNHERVLSVHHWNDTLFSFKCTRDPGLRFENGQFVMIGLQQPNGRPLMRAYSIASPNWEEHLEFFSIKVQDGPLTSQLQHLKEGDEIIISKKPTGTLVLDDLNPGKHLYLLSTGTGLAPFMSVIQDPETYERFEKVILVHGVRYVNEVAYREFITEHLPQNEFFGEALRDKLIYYPTVTREPFENQGRLTDLMRSGKLFSDIGLPPINPQDDRAMICGSPSMLDETSEVLDSFGLKISARMREPGDYLIERAFVEK